The stretch of DNA TCTCCGAGCTTGCGCCTCGTGCCGCAATCAAGCATTTCGCCGCGCCCAACGATCTCCCTGTCCGCGACCTCGCTTGGGCCCCAGACTCCGCGCACCTCGCCTTCATCGCCGATCTTCCCGGCGACAAGCCCGCTGCCGAACTCTACCTCGCCGACGCTGCGGCCATCGCCGCCGCCCGCAAGCTCGCCGACTTCCACGGCTACGTCTCCACCCCGCGCTTCTCGCCCGACGGCAAGACTCTCGCCGTGCTCTTCATCGAAAACATGCCGCGTGTCGCCGGCGCTCTCGTCCCCATGACGCCGCCCGAGGGCATCATCGAAGAGCACTTTTACGAGCAGCGCCTCACTACGGTCGACCTAGCCACCGGCGCCGTCCGCCAGGTCTCGCCCGCCAACATGTACGTTTACGAATACGACTGGTCGCCCGACGGAAAGTCCTGGGCCGCAACCGCCGCCCACGGCTCCGGCGATAACAATTGGTGGATCGCCCGCCTCTACACCATCGACGCCGCCACTGGTTCACTCCACGAGGTCTTCAAGCCCAAGCTGCAAATCGCCATCCCGCGCTTCTCGCCTGACGGCCGCCAGATCGCTTTCATCCAAGGCATCATGAGCGACTTCGGCTCCACCGGCGGCGACATTTTCATCGTGCCCACCACAGGTGGCGAAGCCCGCAATCTCACGCCCGACATGAAGGCCTCCGCCTCCTGGCTCACCTGGACCTCGCCCACGCAGCTTCTCTTCACCGCCAACATCGACGGCGACTCCGGCATCGCCACTCTCTCCACGCGCGGCGGCGACATGAAGACGATCTACAAGAAATTTGAAACCTTCTACGCCGGCGAAGGCCAACACCTCTCTCTCGCGCGCGACGGCAAAATGTCCGCCGTCATTCGCACTTCATTCGCGGAGCCGCCCGAAATCTGGGCCGGACCCATCGGCGACTGGCACAAGTTCACCAACTACAACGCCAACGTCAAGCCCGCCTGGGGAGAAGCCCGCAACGTTCACTGGACCAGCGATGGCCTTCGCGTGCAAGGCTGGCTGCTCTTCCCGCGCAACTACGACGCAAAGAAAAAATACCCGCTCATCGTCCACGTCCACGGA from Terriglobia bacterium encodes:
- a CDS encoding S9 family peptidase; translated protein: MSSLIRSRAILLIILLSAAALYAQDLNSTRAASIWDNMPHASAAAQVAISPDGTKIAYTDGAHIFLSELAPRAAIKHFAAPNDLPVRDLAWAPDSAHLAFIADLPGDKPAAELYLADAAAIAAARKLADFHGYVSTPRFSPDGKTLAVLFIENMPRVAGALVPMTPPEGIIEEHFYEQRLTTVDLATGAVRQVSPANMYVYEYDWSPDGKSWAATAAHGSGDNNWWIARLYTIDAATGSLHEVFKPKLQIAIPRFSPDGRQIAFIQGIMSDFGSTGGDIFIVPTTGGEARNLTPDMKASASWLTWTSPTQLLFTANIDGDSGIATLSTRGGDMKTIYKKFETFYAGEGQHLSLARDGKMSAVIRTSFAEPPEIWAGPIGDWHKFTNYNANVKPAWGEARNVHWTSDGLRVQGWLLFPRNYDAKKKYPLIVHVHGGPAAACMNYWSPSDGAFSAMEYFELCPNPRGSYGQGEAFTQANVKDFGGGDFRDIMAGIDSLAREYPIDLDRLGMRGHSYGGYMSMWAPTQTNRFKAIVSGAGLSDWLSYYGENDIDEWMIPYFGASVYDDRAVYDKSSPILFVKNVKTPTLILVGDRDGEVPAPQSFEWWHALKTLGVPNQFVVYPNEGHAISQPAHRRDYQVRSMYWFEKWFAK